The following proteins are encoded in a genomic region of Chloracidobacterium sp.:
- a CDS encoding PTS sugar transporter subunit IIA, which produces MEERTDIGGVIVSHGQVATELLAAAETVVGDLTNLAAVSIGWHDDVEAAKAEIERAISEVSHGAGVLLLTDMFGGTPTNISAMFLKEGEVEIVTGVNLPMVIKLATTNKGIGLNELAEELEEQGKSAICRASVLLAPASQKKDA; this is translated from the coding sequence ATGGAAGAAAGAACAGATATCGGCGGCGTGATCGTCTCACACGGACAGGTTGCGACTGAGCTTTTGGCGGCCGCGGAGACAGTTGTCGGCGATCTGACCAACCTTGCTGCGGTCTCCATCGGCTGGCACGATGATGTAGAGGCGGCAAAGGCCGAGATCGAACGAGCCATCAGTGAAGTGTCGCACGGAGCGGGCGTTCTACTGCTGACAGATATGTTCGGAGGAACGCCGACGAACATTTCGGCGATGTTTCTCAAGGAGGGAGAGGTCGAGATCGTGACCGGTGTGAATCTGCCGATGGTCATCAAACTTGCTACGACCAATAAAGGGATCGGCCTTAATGAGCTTGCAGAAGAACTCGAGGAGCAAGGAAAATCGGCGATTTGCAGGGCAAGCGTGCTGCTGGCTCCCGCATCACAGAAAAAGGATGCTTGA
- a CDS encoding HPr family phosphocarrier protein: MLEQQVRLINPLGLHARAAAKVVKCAAVFESSVALTDLKKGTHADARSILSLLALSAVAGTELLISVSGSDEEQAMETLVEMFRTGFGELV; this comes from the coding sequence ATGCTTGAGCAGCAGGTTCGGCTTATCAATCCCTTGGGCCTGCATGCCAGAGCGGCCGCAAAAGTGGTCAAGTGTGCCGCTGTATTTGAAAGCAGTGTGGCACTGACAGACCTGAAGAAAGGCACGCATGCCGATGCACGGTCGATCCTGAGCTTGCTGGCTCTTTCTGCCGTTGCCGGTACCGAATTACTGATAAGTGTCAGCGGATCTGATGAAGAGCAGGCTATGGAAACGCTGGTTGAGATGTTCCGAACGGGCTTCGGAGAATTAGTATGA
- the rocF gene encoding arginase — protein MNEKKAGILGVPLGFGAGQTGSELGVNAMRLSKVRGRYLAEHINDLGIGVNDHGDVEIVRPAFPHGDNPKHLAEMLASSKNIVGKLSEILATDEFPIILGGDHSIAIPTFSALSAHYRRNDQEIGLIWFDAHADINTPETSPSGNIHGMPLAVLLGRGNSELVNMCGFAPKLNTRYIAHIGARDIDPGEKANIEAMGIRSQFFTMSDIDRRGMAACVEDALRIVSAAPGGFAVTFDVDGIDPRFAPGSGTLVRGGATYREAHLALEMMAEHGGMRSFEIVEVNPLLDQSNITVELACELILSALGKTIL, from the coding sequence ATGAATGAAAAGAAGGCCGGGATCCTCGGCGTGCCGCTGGGTTTCGGAGCAGGGCAGACGGGCAGTGAACTCGGCGTCAACGCGATGCGTCTTTCGAAGGTGCGCGGCCGCTACCTTGCGGAGCATATCAATGATCTCGGGATCGGTGTTAACGACCACGGCGATGTTGAGATCGTGCGTCCGGCCTTTCCGCACGGCGACAATCCAAAGCATCTTGCGGAAATGCTGGCATCGAGCAAGAACATCGTCGGCAAGCTGAGTGAGATACTGGCCACAGATGAGTTTCCGATAATCCTCGGCGGCGACCACTCGATCGCGATCCCAACATTTTCGGCACTTTCGGCTCATTACAGAAGGAACGATCAGGAGATCGGCCTGATATGGTTCGATGCGCACGCCGATATCAACACGCCGGAGACCTCGCCGTCAGGCAATATCCATGGAATGCCGCTCGCTGTCCTGCTTGGCCGCGGGAACAGCGAATTGGTCAATATGTGCGGATTTGCACCAAAGCTCAACACACGATACATCGCCCATATCGGCGCTCGCGATATTGATCCGGGCGAAAAGGCGAACATCGAGGCGATGGGCATACGCTCACAATTCTTTACGATGAGCGACATCGACCGCCGCGGAATGGCCGCCTGTGTGGAGGATGCTCTAAGGATCGTATCGGCCGCGCCGGGCGGCTTTGCCGTAACATTCGATGTGGACGGCATCGATCCGCGCTTCGCGCCGGGGTCGGGTACGCTTGTTCGCGGCGGTGCAACCTATCGCGAAGCTCACCTTGCACTGGAAATGATGGCAGAACATGGCGGAATGCGCTCATTTGAGATCGTTGAGGTGAATCCGCTTCTCGATCAATCGAATATTACGGTCGAATTGGCGTGTGAGCTTATACTTTCTGCACTTGGCAAGACAATACTTTAG
- a CDS encoding D-alanine--D-alanine ligase produces MNMKLRIGVIFGGRSGEHAISIRSAQTVIEQADAEKYQLVPLAITPEGNWLSPADSLDLFNDETVDHFRKHFGEPSAVVTNDTAESRLSGVPALLAAELIDIAFPVLHGTFGEDGTIQGLLEMADLPYIGCGVLASSCGMDKVVMKTLFREAGLPICEYVWFLRSEFESDRDKVLTLIESKIGFPCFVKPANLGSSVGVSRANDALALHNAIVEAAKYDRKIIVEEGLDMREIECAVMGNDRPAASEPGEYLIRDDTKAFLDYTEKYSGTGNNEFVVPSPISTELTVKIKQLAVDSFKAIDGSGLARVDFFLRKDNGSLLVNEINTMPGLTSASGFPKMWAASGKPFSAVIDELVELGLERYKDKQRNSYFFGES; encoded by the coding sequence TTGAATATGAAACTTCGGATAGGTGTGATCTTTGGAGGACGATCGGGTGAACACGCGATCTCGATCCGCTCTGCTCAAACGGTGATCGAACAAGCAGATGCCGAGAAGTATCAATTAGTGCCCCTTGCGATAACTCCCGAAGGGAATTGGCTGTCGCCGGCCGACTCACTGGATCTTTTTAACGATGAAACGGTCGATCATTTCAGGAAGCACTTCGGCGAACCTTCAGCCGTCGTTACGAACGATACTGCAGAGTCACGGCTCAGCGGCGTGCCGGCCCTTCTCGCCGCAGAGCTGATCGATATTGCTTTTCCCGTGCTTCACGGCACTTTCGGCGAGGACGGCACTATTCAGGGACTCCTTGAGATGGCCGATCTTCCCTATATCGGCTGCGGCGTACTCGCGTCTAGCTGCGGGATGGATAAGGTCGTTATGAAGACACTATTCCGTGAAGCAGGCCTGCCGATCTGTGAATATGTGTGGTTCCTCCGCTCCGAGTTCGAGTCGGATCGCGATAAGGTCTTGACTCTTATCGAGTCGAAGATCGGTTTCCCATGTTTCGTAAAGCCGGCAAACCTTGGCTCCTCGGTCGGCGTATCACGGGCAAATGACGCTCTCGCCCTTCATAATGCCATAGTCGAGGCCGCGAAGTACGATCGTAAGATCATCGTTGAAGAGGGCTTGGATATGCGTGAGATCGAGTGTGCCGTGATGGGCAATGATCGCCCCGCAGCAAGCGAGCCCGGCGAATATCTCATCCGTGATGATACAAAGGCATTTCTCGATTACACGGAAAAGTATTCGGGCACCGGAAATAACGAATTCGTTGTCCCGTCACCGATCTCGACCGAATTGACGGTAAAGATAAAGCAATTGGCTGTTGATTCCTTCAAGGCTATCGACGGATCGGGGCTTGCCCGCGTTGATTTCTTTTTACGTAAGGACAACGGTTCGCTGCTTGTTAACGAGATCAACACAATGCCGGGGCTGACAAGCGCCTCGGGCTTTCCGAAGATGTGGGCCGCGAGCGGCAAGCCTTTCTCGGCGGTTATTGACGAACTTGTGGAACTCGGGCTTGAGCGTTATAAGGATAAACAGCGCAACAGTTACTTCTTTGGCGAATCGTAG
- a CDS encoding VWA domain-containing protein: MRLFRSKTSSLCIASFAILMAASVSAFAQKQDDDVIKVDSAIVLVNVAVTDEEGLAVEGLKRSEFTVLEDGKEQEVSIFGSESTPFAAVLLIDSSGSMESRISLARSAAINFLDGLRTDDAAAIYHFFSKVVQVQDFSNSHDISERIFDVKPDGMTALNDAVYEAAQVLSQRHEKRRAIIVLSDGGDNISKRSSEKALKAADAANATIYTIDMSSPELSMAERAANRGVLKKFAEKTGGTFIETPGGAAMRTAFRAIVEELGSQYTLAYEPKGPPDGKHHAIEVRIARSNLTIRTRKGYDSPKK; this comes from the coding sequence ATGCGGTTGTTCCGATCCAAGACGAGCTCGCTTTGCATTGCTTCCTTTGCCATTCTGATGGCTGCCTCCGTTTCAGCCTTTGCACAAAAGCAAGATGACGATGTAATTAAGGTCGATTCAGCTATAGTCCTTGTGAACGTAGCTGTAACTGATGAAGAAGGACTTGCCGTTGAAGGGCTGAAGCGCTCTGAGTTCACCGTCCTCGAGGACGGAAAAGAACAGGAGGTCAGCATTTTCGGCTCAGAAAGCACGCCCTTCGCAGCGGTCCTTCTCATCGACTCTTCAGGAAGTATGGAGTCGCGGATAAGCCTCGCCCGCTCCGCCGCGATCAACTTCTTGGACGGCCTCCGAACGGACGATGCGGCGGCGATCTACCATTTTTTTTCAAAGGTCGTACAAGTACAGGATTTCTCGAATTCACACGACATCAGCGAAAGGATCTTCGACGTAAAGCCAGACGGAATGACGGCGCTCAATGATGCCGTATATGAAGCTGCGCAAGTTCTGAGTCAGCGGCACGAAAAGCGGCGAGCGATCATCGTCCTTTCTGACGGCGGTGACAATATCAGTAAGCGGTCGAGCGAGAAGGCACTCAAAGCAGCTGATGCCGCGAACGCTACGATCTACACGATCGATATGAGTTCGCCTGAGCTTTCGATGGCTGAAAGGGCCGCGAACCGCGGCGTCTTGAAAAAATTTGCCGAAAAGACCGGCGGTACATTTATCGAAACGCCCGGTGGCGCAGCGATGCGTACGGCGTTTCGAGCGATAGTTGAGGAGCTGGGCTCACAATACACGCTCGCCTACGAGCCGAAAGGGCCGCCAGACGGCAAGCACCATGCGATCGAGGTTCGGATCGCACGGTCGAATCTTACGATACGGACGCGAAAAGGCTACGATTCGCCAAAGAAGTAA
- a CDS encoding GDP-mannose 4,6-dehydratase, translating into MTDLWTNRPVFVTGASGFVGANLTQRLVSSGARVVCLERDAVNPNSLDLLRLRDKVSIIRGSVEDLALMTRVLNEFEIDAVFHLAAQALVGSANRSPVSTFESNIRGTYHLLEACRLSPNVKRVVVASSDKAYGSHTALPYSEDLALDGIFPYDVSKSCTDLISRSFALTFHMPVAITRSANIYGPADVNLSRIIPGTIISVLKGLRPIIRSDGTPVRDFIFTDDIVDGYLLLAEHIDEVQGEAFNFGSNAPVNMLDLVNMIIDEMGRTDTLTPQVMLNKKIDREIDAQYLSSQKVNERFGWQPKYTLKDGLALTVRWYRENWPLTPINMA; encoded by the coding sequence ATGACCGATCTTTGGACGAACAGGCCTGTTTTCGTTACGGGTGCATCGGGTTTCGTAGGGGCTAATCTTACGCAGCGGCTGGTTTCCTCAGGCGCGCGGGTCGTTTGCCTTGAACGCGATGCCGTTAACCCGAACTCACTTGACCTGCTCAGGCTGCGGGACAAGGTTTCCATCATAAGAGGCTCGGTCGAAGACCTTGCTTTGATGACGCGTGTGCTGAATGAATTCGAGATCGACGCCGTTTTTCACCTCGCGGCGCAGGCTTTGGTAGGCTCAGCAAATCGTTCGCCCGTTTCAACATTTGAGTCCAATATCCGAGGCACATACCACCTGCTCGAGGCATGCCGGCTTTCACCGAACGTAAAGCGCGTTGTTGTAGCATCGAGTGATAAAGCCTACGGCTCGCATACCGCACTTCCCTACTCTGAAGATCTCGCCCTTGACGGCATTTTTCCGTATGACGTTTCAAAAAGCTGCACGGATCTGATCTCGCGGTCATTCGCCTTGACCTTCCATATGCCCGTTGCGATCACACGTTCGGCAAATATCTACGGCCCGGCCGACGTTAATCTTTCAAGGATAATTCCGGGAACGATCATTTCTGTACTAAAGGGTTTACGCCCTATCATCCGCTCGGACGGCACGCCCGTCCGCGACTTTATCTTTACAGATGACATTGTTGACGGCTATTTGCTGCTGGCGGAACATATTGACGAAGTACAGGGCGAAGCGTTCAATTTCGGATCGAACGCACCGGTGAATATGCTTGATCTGGTGAATATGATCATCGATGAAATGGGCCGTACAGATACACTTACGCCGCAGGTGATGCTAAATAAAAAGATCGATCGCGAGATCGACGCACAATATCTCTCCTCGCAGAAAGTGAATGAACGGTTCGGCTGGCAGCCGAAGTACACCCTGAAGGACGGGTTGGCCTTGACGGTGCGTTGGTATCGCGAGAACTGGCCGCTAACGCCGATAAATATGGCCTAA
- a CDS encoding NTP transferase domain-containing protein: MTKAVILCGGRGTRLGEHGLALPKALIPIGGQPVIRHLMSAYARHGITEFILCLGHLGDVIRAWFAENDVPWSVQMFDTGVDTNTGGRLLAIQDAVGDGTFCATYGDGLSNIDISSSLAFHATHGRAATIAVVHPISNFGIVEIGPENEVRRFTEKPVMSEWVNGGFFVFNSSIFEYLTADSVLEREPFEQLCAEDEMRAFKHEGFWKCMDTYKDTIEMEKLWREGAPWTR, from the coding sequence GTGACGAAAGCAGTCATTCTGTGCGGCGGACGAGGGACACGGCTCGGTGAACACGGACTTGCCCTGCCGAAAGCACTTATACCGATCGGCGGCCAGCCAGTGATACGGCATTTGATGTCGGCGTATGCGCGGCACGGCATTACGGAATTTATCCTTTGTCTCGGCCATCTTGGCGATGTGATACGCGCTTGGTTCGCTGAAAACGATGTACCGTGGTCGGTTCAGATGTTCGATACCGGAGTTGATACAAATACAGGCGGCCGGCTTCTCGCAATACAGGATGCTGTTGGTGACGGCACCTTTTGCGCAACCTATGGCGACGGGCTTTCAAATATCGATATCAGCAGCTCGCTGGCGTTTCACGCAACGCATGGCCGAGCGGCGACTATTGCGGTCGTACATCCGATCTCGAATTTCGGCATTGTCGAGATCGGGCCGGAGAACGAGGTAAGACGGTTTACAGAAAAGCCGGTGATGAGCGAATGGGTCAACGGCGGTTTTTTTGTTTTTAACAGTAGTATCTTTGAATATTTGACGGCTGACTCAGTTCTTGAGCGGGAGCCGTTCGAGCAATTGTGTGCCGAGGATGAGATGCGTGCGTTCAAGCACGAAGGCTTTTGGAAGTGTATGGACACCTATAAAGACACAATAGAAATGGAGAAACTGTGGCGCGAAGGTGCGCCTTGGACGCGATAG
- a CDS encoding glycosyltransferase family 2 protein: MLVKISAVIIVKNEELHIGGLCETIPWVDEIVIVDSDSTDRTVEIARQYTANIFNREFRGFKDKHEFADAQATGDWIFWLDADERVTPELAASIQKLRSVPDEKLLNGYKVRRKAFYLGRWIEHSGWYPDMQMRFYRKAGSYWDGVAPHQSARVQGKLGVLDGELLHFTKQDIAEHHHVTGFYAALAAEFNAKNGRRAGFVSIFFKPIFAFLRVYFVRLGFLDGIQGLIIAYMVAHGVFLKNAQLWEARQKQ, from the coding sequence TTGCTCGTGAAGATCTCAGCCGTGATCATCGTCAAGAATGAGGAGCTCCATATAGGCGGACTTTGTGAAACGATCCCTTGGGTCGATGAGATAGTTATCGTTGACTCCGATTCGACTGACCGCACCGTCGAGATAGCACGGCAATACACTGCAAATATTTTCAACCGCGAATTTCGGGGCTTTAAGGATAAGCACGAATTTGCGGATGCACAGGCGACCGGCGATTGGATATTTTGGCTCGACGCGGATGAGCGCGTAACACCCGAACTTGCCGCTTCCATACAGAAACTTCGCTCCGTGCCTGACGAGAAGTTGCTGAATGGGTACAAGGTCCGTCGAAAGGCTTTCTACTTGGGCCGATGGATCGAACATTCGGGTTGGTACCCTGATATGCAGATGCGGTTTTATCGAAAAGCAGGCAGCTATTGGGACGGTGTCGCGCCGCATCAGTCGGCTCGCGTTCAGGGCAAGCTTGGTGTTTTGGACGGAGAACTGCTCCATTTCACGAAGCAGGATATTGCCGAGCACCACCACGTAACGGGTTTCTATGCGGCGTTGGCTGCCGAGTTCAATGCAAAAAATGGACGCCGTGCCGGCTTTGTCTCGATCTTTTTCAAACCGATATTTGCATTCCTGCGCGTGTATTTTGTGAGGCTCGGCTTTCTTGACGGGATACAGGGGCTTATTATTGCGTACATGGTCGCTCATGGCGTCTTTCTGAAGAACGCACAACTCTGGGAGGCCCGACAAAAGCAGTGA